The Bacillus zhangzhouensis region GCTCAAAACCGGTGCGATCGAAGATGGGGCAGACGTTGTCAAAGATCTGATGAGACGAAATCAGAAGAAAGCATTAAATTCAAGTGAAAAGAAGATGCTTGAAGATGCAAGAGGCATGTTAGTCAGTGAAATTTCACTTGCACAGGGACTAACACAAGATGAAGTGATGACAGCTTTAGAGAATGAATTAAGAATGTAATGATGATATACAGAGACTGGCTGTAAACAGAAGGGAATCCTCCTTTTGTTTACAGCTTTTTTTTGAAAAAAGAATAATATTGCCATTTTTGTGGGTGGTTTTAACTAAAATTGAAATGAGGTCATACGATTTAGTTTTTATATGCACAACAAAAATTCAAAGACCTCTGAAATACCTAGATGACATTAAAAACAGGCAAGTTTTCCTGATTCATTCAAATGAGCCGGACAACCTTTGAATTTTTTAAGCCATTGATAGTAAAATATTGCAGTAAGATGACAACCAAGAGAGAAAGGAGCGGTGAAATGAAAAGGTTACTGATATGTGGATTCATCTTTCTTATTCTGTGTCTTCTTTTAATGGTGAAATGCAGCCACTCTGTTCAAGAAAAAAAAGAGCAAAAGCAGCAGCATAAAGAGATAGAAAAGTATGAAAAAGAGCGAAATAAAGGTGATCAATATGAAAGCTTTAAACAGCTCATACGACATGAAAAAGAAGGGTATGAGATAGAATTTCACGAAAAGGGCGGCAGTGATTTACTCGTATTTTCTCCTCATGGAGGTGACATTGAACCAGGAACAAGTGAAATTGTAGAAGCCTTTCAAGAAAGGTACTCTACATATTTGTTTGAAGGGACAAAGCAAGACAATAACCGTGACCTGCATATCACGAGTACCAATTTTGATGAACCCATTTTGGTTCAAATGATTAAAACGTATCCTTTTTCAATTTCCATCCACGGCTATAAAAGTGATAAAAGACACACGCTCGTTGGCGGCACAAATGAAAAAATGCAAAGAGCGGTTGTGCGAGAACTAAAAGATCGGGGATTTTCCGCAGAAATGGTACAAAAAGGAGAACCGCTTTCTGGTACAGATCCCAAAAATATAAATAATCAAAATGCGAGTGGTGAAAGTGTTCAGCTAGAAATTAGTACAGCGCAAAGAGAAGCTTTTTTTGACAATTTTGATACGAGAAAAGGAAAGAAAAAAGCATTCAGACGTTATATCAATGCGTTAAAAGAAGTACTAAGAGAATTCGATCCATCTTTGTAAAAAAGCTTTGATGGTCAAAAATACTCTATTTAAACTTGGTAAAAAAGATTGGAATATAAGATTTGAACATAAAATATGTAATAACTTACAATTTGCCTTAAAAACATAAATTATGTAAAATAATAGTTATCAGTTTGATATGATAGAATGGGGCTGAAGTGGATGGCACACAAAATACCATCTTCCGAAGTAGGTGTAAAGATCAATCAATGGTACACGCATATTTGCAAATTTGAAGTTGAACAGGCAAAGGGCATGAAGCGCCTTGTTGAAGAAGAAATTCATGATATGGAAGAGGATCAAGATTTACTTCTATATTATTCTCTAATGGATTTTCGCCATCAAATGATGCTTCAGCACTTAGCGCCAGTCCATGCAGGGAGTGAAACGCTTCAAGCAGTGTCCTTTCCTAAAGAAATTGACGATGCAGAAGACGAGATGACAGGCTTACTCGGCTATTATTTTCATTTTTTTCATGGAATGTATGCGTTTATCCAGCGTCGGTATACCGAAGCCATTTCATATTACAAGCATGCGGAACATCAACTGATTTTAGTGACAGATGAGATTGAAAAAGCAGAATTTTACTATAAAATCGCAGAAGTATACTATCATATGAAACAAACCTATTTCTCCATGCACTATGCTAAAAAGGCGAGAGACATCTATAAGAAACATCAGCTTTATGGAAAAAGAAGCATTCAATGTGATTTTGTCATGGCAGGTAATTGGATTGATGCCAATCAGTATCAAAAAGCGCTTCCTTATTTAGAAAAAGCGTTAAAGGTCTGTGAAGCGATGGAACAAAAAGAATGCACATCTTACTTTAAAGCAATGGCTCTTAATAATTTAGGCACTTGTCATTATAGTATGGGAATGTACCATACAGCGACTGTCTTTTTTGAACAAGCCATTTCACTTTATCAGAAAGATCAAGCATCTACGATGATCAAATCGTTGTTTTCACTTGCCCTTACTTGTTTTAAACTCGGAGATTTTCAGCGGGCGGGCGAGGTCATAGCTACAGGAATGAAAGAGGCTAGTGTATTGGAAGATGAAATTTATCAGCTGAAATTCCAATTTTTGCAGGCTCTCTATATGGAGAAAGACGGCTGTGAGCAATTGAGGTCGGCCCTGTTTGGTCTGAGAAATAAAAAAATGTTTGCTGATTTAGAGGAATTAGCACTTGATGCGGCTAATTATTATAAGGAACGCGACATGTACAAGGAATCCTCCACTTTTTTTGAGATTGTGATCGAAGCGCGTACGCACATTCAAAAAGGAGATGAGATGTATGAGAACGAAGCATAACATGTCAGCTGCTCAAGTAGATGAAAGACTTCACACTTAAAAACAGACAAACAACACCCTTTACGCATAAACGTAAAGGGCTTTTTTCTTTATTCTTTGATTGCTTTTTCTGCGTCAATAGCACCTTCTCCATAAACCATCGGATCATCCCCAGACCACTTGCTTGTATTTTCTTTTAACAGGGTTTTGATTTCATCCGGCGTTAAATCTGGTGAATGCTCTAATAGTAGAGCGCAAATACCAGCACAAATCGGTGTGGCCATCGATGTGCCTGATAACGTTGTATAATCATCATCGACTCTGTTTGATTTCTCGAGTTTATCCAGAAAAGACCTTGGGGCTCTGAGAGAAACGATGTTTACTCCTGGTGCGAGGATATCAGGCTTTGCTTCTCCATAAACAGTAGGTCCTCTGCTTGAGAACGGTGCCACGACATCGTCACTTGATTCTGGTGTATTCCCGTCATCGTAGGCTCCGACCGTAATGACTTTTTGGCTGACAGCAGGGCTTGCAATCGTCTGGCTGTTAGGACCAGAGTTTCCGGCAGCGACGCATACAACAATGCCTTGATCCCAAGCCGCATTGACAGCACGCACCATTGGATCGTCCTGTTCGTCATCATAACGCTGGGCAGGTCCGCCTAGCGACATACTGATAATATGAATCGGATCATCAGGGTGGTCTTCGTTGAACTGTATGCACCATTCAACACCTTCTATAATAGTAGAAAGTGATCCAGCCCCTTGTTTATTTAACACTTTCACGCCAATCAGATTTGCTTTTGGGGCAGGTCCTTTGTATAAGCCGTCTGAGGCGGTTCCATCTCCCGCAACATCTCCCGCGCAGTGAGTACCGTGGCCATTATCATCATAAGGCTTTGTTTTTTGTTTGACTAAATCCACAAAATCACGAATTCTTCCATCTAAATCTTCATGCGGATAAATTCCCGTGTCAATCACAGCGACCGTAATGCCTTCCCCGGTTAAAGTTGTCCCGTTTCGGATGACTTCTTCAGCATGACTTGCTTGTGTAGCTACATCCAGCAGCGCATGAACTTTCCGGTCTAAATAA contains the following coding sequences:
- a CDS encoding poly-gamma-glutamate hydrolase family protein, giving the protein MKRLLICGFIFLILCLLLMVKCSHSVQEKKEQKQQHKEIEKYEKERNKGDQYESFKQLIRHEKEGYEIEFHEKGGSDLLVFSPHGGDIEPGTSEIVEAFQERYSTYLFEGTKQDNNRDLHITSTNFDEPILVQMIKTYPFSISIHGYKSDKRHTLVGGTNEKMQRAVVRELKDRGFSAEMVQKGEPLSGTDPKNINNQNASGESVQLEISTAQREAFFDNFDTRKGKKKAFRRYINALKEVLREFDPSL
- a CDS encoding tetratricopeptide repeat protein, with product MAHKIPSSEVGVKINQWYTHICKFEVEQAKGMKRLVEEEIHDMEEDQDLLLYYSLMDFRHQMMLQHLAPVHAGSETLQAVSFPKEIDDAEDEMTGLLGYYFHFFHGMYAFIQRRYTEAISYYKHAEHQLILVTDEIEKAEFYYKIAEVYYHMKQTYFSMHYAKKARDIYKKHQLYGKRSIQCDFVMAGNWIDANQYQKALPYLEKALKVCEAMEQKECTSYFKAMALNNLGTCHYSMGMYHTATVFFEQAISLYQKDQASTMIKSLFSLALTCFKLGDFQRAGEVIATGMKEASVLEDEIYQLKFQFLQALYMEKDGCEQLRSALFGLRNKKMFADLEELALDAANYYKERDMYKESSTFFEIVIEARTHIQKGDEMYENEA
- a CDS encoding S8 family peptidase; translation: MFGFSMVQMVRTHASKLDQPLRETVLHLYKPFKWTPCFLHRFFEGRLKKKKKLRVIIEFKEGAAEAGIQSTKQLMRKSRKTNIKRHFSQINCCAADLTPAALEELLANGEHIRKIYLDRKVHALLDVATQASHAEEVIRNGTTLTGEGITVAVIDTGIYPHEDLDGRIRDFVDLVKQKTKPYDDNGHGTHCAGDVAGDGTASDGLYKGPAPKANLIGVKVLNKQGAGSLSTIIEGVEWCIQFNEDHPDDPIHIISMSLGGPAQRYDDEQDDPMVRAVNAAWDQGIVVCVAAGNSGPNSQTIASPAVSQKVITVGAYDDGNTPESSDDVVAPFSSRGPTVYGEAKPDILAPGVNIVSLRAPRSFLDKLEKSNRVDDDYTTLSGTSMATPICAGICALLLEHSPDLTPDEIKTLLKENTSKWSGDDPMVYGEGAIDAEKAIKE